From Streptomyces sp. NBC_00683, one genomic window encodes:
- a CDS encoding NADH-quinone oxidoreductase subunit C, with product MNAADTYDRLPDAVADIFGEDATAAYAYDLLTVDVPASSWIAALETARDELGCGYFDWLSAVDEPGTGFLVCAHVAAPSSGRVRRLLVRTTVPHEAPALPSAIDVYAGAAWHERETHEMFGVRFEDHPHLVPLLLPEGFEGHPLRKDFVLAARVAKAWPGAKEPGESEHGGPKRRTMLPPGVPDPNEWGPLKGQLPPAPARPARGARAAGDRPVRRARTAGEGSAAQRPAAPDAAAGTTPDATTPDATTPDVTAPDATAPDVTATPQAAPPRRSRSVSQGSASQSAEPAAPATEPPAPAGPPPATGGETAPPSEADAAPAPADAGPTDAEPTDAGPTDTGPTSTRAPRAVRSTDAPWHHARPAFDEAGNGAADAPEPEPAAPAPDAGPAPEAAADRAAGAGTTEAEETGPEAETDPEPEPGPEAEPDPEPDPRTDRPAGGDTA from the coding sequence GTGAACGCCGCGGACACGTACGACCGGCTGCCGGATGCCGTCGCCGACATCTTCGGCGAGGACGCCACGGCTGCGTACGCGTACGACCTGCTGACCGTCGACGTTCCCGCCTCCTCGTGGATCGCCGCCCTCGAAACGGCCCGCGACGAGCTGGGCTGCGGCTACTTCGACTGGCTGAGCGCGGTCGATGAGCCGGGCACCGGTTTCCTCGTCTGCGCCCACGTCGCCGCGCCGAGCAGCGGCCGGGTCCGGCGCCTGCTGGTGCGTACGACGGTCCCGCACGAGGCGCCCGCACTGCCCAGCGCGATCGACGTGTACGCGGGTGCGGCCTGGCACGAGCGCGAGACGCACGAGATGTTCGGCGTCCGCTTCGAGGACCACCCGCATCTGGTTCCGCTCCTGCTGCCCGAGGGCTTCGAAGGCCACCCGCTGCGGAAGGACTTCGTCCTGGCCGCCCGGGTCGCCAAGGCTTGGCCGGGCGCGAAGGAGCCGGGCGAGTCCGAACACGGCGGGCCCAAGCGGCGCACCATGCTGCCGCCGGGCGTCCCCGACCCCAACGAGTGGGGCCCGCTCAAGGGCCAGCTCCCGCCTGCCCCGGCCCGCCCGGCCAGGGGTGCCCGGGCGGCGGGCGACCGTCCTGTACGCAGGGCCCGCACCGCGGGCGAAGGCTCGGCGGCGCAGCGCCCCGCGGCGCCGGACGCCGCGGCGGGCACGACACCGGATGCCACGACACCGGATGCCACGACACCGGATGTCACTGCGCCGGATGCCACTGCGCCGGATGTCACGGCGACTCCGCAGGCCGCCCCGCCGCGTCGGAGCCGCAGTGTCTCCCAGGGGTCGGCGAGCCAGTCGGCGGAGCCTGCCGCCCCGGCCACCGAGCCTCCAGCTCCGGCCGGGCCGCCGCCGGCCACCGGTGGGGAGACCGCACCGCCCTCCGAGGCGGACGCGGCACCTGCACCGGCTGACGCCGGGCCCACAGACGCCGAGCCCACAGACGCCGGGCCCACAGACACCGGGCCCACGAGCACGCGTGCGCCTCGTGCCGTCCGCAGCACGGACGCACCCTGGCACCACGCACGCCCTGCCTTCGACGAGGCGGGCAACGGCGCCGCGGACGCACCCGAGCCCGAACCCGCCGCCCCTGCGCCGGACGCGGGCCCCGCTCCGGAGGCTGCTGCGGACCGGGCCGCGGGGGCCGGGACCACCGAGGCCGAAGAGACCGGGCCCGAGGCTGAAACGGACCCCGAGCCCGAGCCGGGCCCCGAGGCCGAACCCGACCCCGAGCCAGACCCCCGAACCGACCGTCCCGCCGGAGGCGATACCGCGTGA
- a CDS encoding NADH-quinone oxidoreductase subunit B, with amino-acid sequence MGVTSRPNPEPPVPLPDPTLLPEPKKLGVLSRLAPEPMKVVLNWGRRYSLWVFNFGLACCAIEFIAASMARHDFIRLGVIPFAPGPRQADLMIVSGTVTDKMAPAVKRLYEQMPEPKYVISFGACSNCGGPYWDSYSVTKGVDQIIPVDVYVPGCPPRPEALLQGILKLQEKIARESLAERYATEDTARPSTAALRSGLVAAPKAPGEEQK; translated from the coding sequence ATGGGCGTGACGAGCCGGCCGAACCCCGAACCTCCCGTTCCGCTGCCCGATCCGACGCTGCTGCCCGAGCCGAAGAAGCTCGGTGTGCTGTCCCGGCTCGCGCCCGAACCGATGAAGGTGGTCCTCAACTGGGGCCGCCGCTACAGCCTCTGGGTCTTCAACTTCGGACTCGCCTGCTGTGCCATCGAGTTCATCGCCGCCTCCATGGCGCGCCACGACTTCATCCGGCTCGGCGTGATCCCGTTCGCCCCCGGCCCGCGGCAGGCCGACCTCATGATCGTGTCCGGCACCGTGACGGACAAGATGGCCCCCGCGGTGAAGCGGCTCTACGAGCAGATGCCCGAACCGAAGTACGTCATCTCCTTCGGCGCCTGCTCCAACTGCGGCGGCCCCTACTGGGATTCGTACTCCGTGACGAAGGGCGTCGACCAGATCATCCCCGTCGACGTGTACGTACCCGGCTGCCCGCCCCGGCCCGAAGCCCTGCTCCAGGGCATTCTCAAGCTCCAGGAGAAGATCGCCCGCGAGTCGCTCGCCGAGCGGTACGCCACCGAGGACACCGCCCGCCCCTCGACCGCCGCGCTCCGCAGCGGTCTCGTCGCCGCCCCGAAGGCACCGGGGGAGGAGCAGAAGTGA
- a CDS encoding NADH-quinone oxidoreductase subunit A, whose product MADVPGPTVLASDYFQSYSVVGLLALVGVLFVAVAFGAGRLLRPVVPTPEKLLTYECGVDPVGEGWAHTQVRYYVYAFLYVIFAVDSIFLFPWATVFAAPGYGATTLVEMFIFLGFLAVGLLYAWKKGVLEWA is encoded by the coding sequence GTGGCGGACGTGCCGGGACCGACCGTTCTCGCGTCGGACTACTTCCAGAGCTACTCAGTGGTCGGACTGCTCGCCCTGGTCGGCGTGCTGTTCGTCGCCGTCGCCTTCGGGGCCGGCCGACTGCTCAGGCCCGTGGTCCCGACGCCGGAGAAACTTCTCACCTACGAGTGCGGCGTGGACCCCGTGGGGGAGGGCTGGGCCCACACCCAGGTCCGCTACTACGTCTACGCCTTCCTGTACGTGATCTTCGCCGTCGACTCGATCTTCCTGTTCCCGTGGGCAACGGTGTTCGCGGCACCCGGATACGGTGCGACGACGCTGGTGGAAATGTTCATCTTCCTCGGTTTCCTGGCCGTAGGACTGCTCTACGCATGGAAGAAGGGCGTCCTCGAATGGGCGTGA
- a CDS encoding sensor histidine kinase, giving the protein MTMSPSLPDNDRPPPARFAFDRQTWKEIAYLLANLPMAIAGFVYTVFLIGVGVGLSVTVVGLPLLALGLQGARGLGRAERARARGMLGVRIDEPSPMPRSRRDRGFFSWLWSGLRDPVGWRALLFSFMRLPWGVATFAVTLVSLFVLWPVLPYIARGLTNADRAMVRGLLSPSDELEARIAELESDRGVVVDTAAADLRRIERDLHDGAQARLVALAMDLGLAKEKLTADPEAAARMVDEAHGEVKVALQELRDLARGIHPAVLTDRGLDAALSAIASRCTVPVNVSVELPGRPAEAIEGIAYFTVSELLQNVSKHSRARSVSVEVWRSHERLLIQVTDDGVGGARLDGGTGMAGLAERLGAVDGLFVLDSPEGGPTTVTAELPWRDRTAAASKTL; this is encoded by the coding sequence ATGACCATGAGCCCCTCCCTGCCGGACAACGACCGTCCGCCGCCCGCCCGCTTCGCTTTCGACCGGCAGACGTGGAAGGAGATCGCGTATCTCCTGGCCAACCTTCCGATGGCAATTGCCGGATTCGTCTACACCGTGTTCCTGATCGGTGTGGGCGTGGGGCTCTCCGTCACCGTCGTCGGTCTGCCGTTGCTCGCCCTCGGGCTGCAGGGCGCGCGCGGGCTCGGCCGGGCGGAGCGGGCGCGTGCGCGGGGGATGCTCGGGGTGCGGATCGATGAGCCGAGCCCCATGCCGCGCAGCCGCCGCGACCGGGGGTTCTTCTCCTGGCTGTGGTCGGGGCTGAGGGATCCGGTGGGCTGGCGGGCGCTGTTGTTCTCGTTCATGCGGCTGCCGTGGGGTGTGGCGACGTTCGCCGTGACGCTGGTGAGCCTCTTCGTGCTCTGGCCGGTGCTTCCCTACATCGCGCGGGGGCTGACGAACGCGGACCGGGCGATGGTGCGGGGGCTGCTCTCCCCCTCCGACGAGCTGGAGGCCCGGATCGCCGAGCTGGAGTCGGACCGCGGGGTGGTCGTGGACACCGCCGCCGCGGACCTGCGCCGCATCGAACGGGACCTCCACGACGGCGCCCAGGCCCGCCTCGTCGCCCTCGCCATGGACCTCGGCCTCGCCAAGGAGAAACTGACCGCCGACCCCGAAGCAGCCGCCCGCATGGTCGACGAAGCCCACGGCGAAGTGAAGGTCGCCCTCCAGGAACTCCGCGACCTCGCCCGCGGCATCCACCCCGCCGTCCTCACCGACCGCGGCCTGGACGCGGCCCTCTCCGCCATCGCCTCCCGCTGCACCGTCCCCGTGAACGTGTCCGTGGAGCTGCCCGGCAGGCCCGCGGAGGCCATCGAGGGCATCGCGTACTTCACCGTGTCCGAGCTCCTCCAGAACGTCAGCAAGCACAGCCGCGCCCGGTCGGTGTCCGTCGAGGTGTGGCGCTCGCACGAGCGGCTGCTGATCCAGGTGACGGACGACGGGGTCGGCGGTGCGCGGCTGGACGGCGGCACGGGCATGGCGGGGCTGGCGGAGCGGCTGGGCGCGGTCGACGGGCTGTTCGTGCTGGACTCTCCGGAGGGCGGGCCAACCACGGTCACCGCGGAGCTGCCGTGGCGCGACCGTACGGCAGCCGCGTCGAAGACCCTCTGA
- a CDS encoding sensor histidine kinase has product MATAYGPDTRDHHRPGAGSGGYPPEKHFFPAALRAPFEARTWRELAYLVLSLPISVVLFSFAITMMSLGLGMLITFLGIPILAAGLVMCRGFGAMERVRARGLLRLDVADPAPVRGRTGGLMSWVGAVLKSGVSWRHLLYALLHFPWALFAFVVSVTFWTYGWAMFTYPLWRWVFPAYAGIDGVQLYGDSTHQIYLDSAFEMAVTSGLGLVLVLVTPWIIRGLASVDRVMVGGLLGPSRLATRVSELESDRGVVVDTAAADLRRIERDLHDGAQARLVALAMDLGLAKEKLTADPEAAARMVDEAHGEVKVALQELRDLARGIHPAVLTDRGLDAALSAIASRCTVPVNVSVDLESRPAQAIEGIAYFTVSELLQNVSKHARATRAGVDVWRAADRLMLQVTDNGRGGADLTSGSGLAGLTERLDAVDGILVVDSPAGGPTTVTAELPWRG; this is encoded by the coding sequence ATGGCCACGGCATACGGACCGGACACACGGGACCACCACCGGCCCGGTGCCGGATCGGGCGGCTACCCCCCGGAGAAGCACTTCTTCCCGGCGGCCCTGCGCGCGCCCTTCGAGGCGCGGACGTGGCGCGAGCTCGCCTATCTGGTACTGAGCCTGCCGATCAGCGTGGTGCTGTTCAGCTTCGCGATCACGATGATGTCGCTGGGCCTGGGCATGCTGATCACCTTCCTCGGCATTCCGATACTCGCCGCGGGTCTGGTCATGTGCCGCGGCTTCGGCGCGATGGAGCGTGTCCGCGCCCGTGGGCTGCTGAGGCTGGACGTGGCCGATCCCGCGCCGGTACGGGGCAGGACGGGCGGCCTGATGTCCTGGGTCGGTGCGGTACTGAAGAGCGGGGTGTCCTGGCGGCATCTGCTCTACGCCCTGCTGCACTTCCCGTGGGCGCTGTTCGCCTTCGTCGTCTCGGTGACGTTCTGGACGTACGGGTGGGCCATGTTCACCTATCCGCTGTGGCGCTGGGTCTTCCCGGCGTACGCGGGCATCGACGGGGTCCAGCTGTACGGCGACAGCACCCATCAGATCTACCTCGACTCCGCCTTCGAGATGGCGGTCACCAGCGGTCTCGGCCTGGTCCTCGTCCTGGTCACGCCGTGGATCATCCGCGGTCTGGCGTCCGTGGACCGGGTGATGGTCGGCGGCCTGCTCGGCCCCTCGCGGCTGGCGACCCGGGTCTCGGAGCTGGAGTCCGACCGCGGGGTGGTCGTGGACACGGCCGCCGCGGACCTGCGCCGCATCGAACGGGACCTCCACGACGGCGCCCAGGCCCGCCTCGTCGCCCTCGCCATGGACCTCGGCCTCGCCAAGGAGAAACTGACCGCCGACCCCGAAGCAGCCGCCCGCATGGTCGACGAAGCCCACGGCGAAGTGAAGGTCGCCCTCCAGGAACTCCGCGACCTCGCCCGCGGCATCCACCCCGCCGTCCTCACCGACCGCGGCCTGGACGCGGCCCTCTCCGCCATCGCCTCCCGCTGCACCGTCCCCGTGAACGTGTCCGTGGACCTGGAGTCGCGGCCCGCCCAGGCGATCGAGGGCATCGCGTACTTCACGGTCTCCGAGCTCCTCCAGAACGTCAGCAAGCATGCGCGGGCCACCCGTGCGGGGGTCGATGTGTGGCGTGCCGCGGACCGGCTGATGCTCCAGGTGACGGACAACGGGCGCGGCGGGGCCGACCTCACGTCGGGCAGTGGTCTGGCCGGTCTGACCGAGCGGCTGGACGCGGTGGACGGCATCCTCGTGGTGGACTCCCCCGCCGGCGGCCCGACGACGGTCACGGCCGAGCTGCCCTGGCGGGGCTGA
- a CDS encoding response regulator transcription factor has translation MRVVIAEDSVLLREGLTRLLTDLGHDVVAGVGDAEALIKTVSDLAAQDALPDVVVADVRMPPTHTDEGVRAAVRLRKEYPDIGVLVLSQYVEEQYATELLAGSSRGVGYLLKDRVAEVREFVDAVVRVAQGGTALDPEVVAQLLGRSRKQDVLAGLTPREREVLGLMAEGRTNSAVAKQLVVSDGAVEKHVSNIFQKLGLSPSDGDHRRVLAVLTYLKS, from the coding sequence GTGCGGGTTGTCATTGCCGAGGACTCAGTACTGCTTCGGGAGGGACTCACCCGGCTTCTGACCGATCTCGGGCACGACGTCGTCGCGGGGGTGGGGGACGCCGAGGCGCTGATCAAGACCGTGAGCGACCTCGCCGCCCAGGACGCGCTGCCCGATGTGGTGGTCGCCGATGTGCGGATGCCACCGACCCACACCGACGAGGGGGTGCGGGCCGCGGTGCGGCTGCGCAAGGAGTACCCGGACATCGGGGTGCTGGTCCTCTCGCAGTACGTCGAGGAGCAGTACGCCACCGAGCTGCTGGCCGGCAGCAGCCGGGGGGTGGGTTACCTGCTGAAGGACCGGGTCGCCGAGGTCAGGGAGTTCGTGGACGCCGTGGTGCGGGTGGCCCAGGGCGGGACCGCGCTGGACCCCGAGGTGGTGGCGCAGCTGCTGGGCCGGAGCCGCAAGCAGGACGTGCTGGCGGGGCTCACCCCGCGCGAGCGGGAGGTCCTCGGTCTGATGGCGGAGGGGCGGACGAATTCGGCGGTGGCCAAACAGCTGGTGGTCAGCGACGGCGCAGTGGAGAAGCACGTCAGCAACATCTTCCAGAAACTGGGGCTGTCACCCAGTGATGGAGATCACCGGCGTGTTCTGGCTGTTCTCACCTATCTCAAGTCGTAG
- a CDS encoding 2-oxoacid:acceptor oxidoreductase subunit alpha: MTSQVSSPAGKTDEASEAVVGEQRAPQSDQPGAAEKEIRRLDRVIIRFAGDSGDGMQLTGDRFTSETASFGNDLSTLPNFPAEIRAPAGTLPGVSSFQLHFADHDILTPGDAPNVLVAMNPAALKANIADVPRGADIIVNTDEFTKRPMAKVGYDTSPLEDGSLEAYNVHPVPLTTLTIEALKEFGLSRKEAERSKNMFALGLLSWMYNRPTEGTEKFLRSKFAKKPVIAEANVAAFRAGWNFGETTEDFAVSYEVAPATQAFPTGTYRNISGNLALSYGLIAAGRLADLPVYLGSYPITPASDILHELSRHKNFGVRTFQAEDEIAGIGAALGAAFGGSLGVTTTSGPGVALKSETIGLAVSLELPLLIIDIQRGGPSTGLPTKTEQADLLQAMYGRNGEAPVPIVAPRTPADCFDATLDAVRIALTYRTPVFLLSDGYLANGSEPWRIPEIDSLPDLRTQFATGPNHELADGTEVFWPYKRDPGTLARPWAVPGTPGLEHRIGGIEKQDGTGNISYDPANHDFMVRTRQAKIDGITVPDLEVDDPAGAATLVLGWGSTYGPITAAVRRLRAAGEPIAQAHLRHLNPFPKNLGEVLKRYDKVVVPEMNLGQLATLIRAKYLVDARSFTQVNGMPFKAKQLATALKEAIDA; this comes from the coding sequence GTGACCAGCCAGGTCAGTAGCCCAGCCGGAAAGACCGATGAGGCCAGCGAGGCTGTCGTCGGGGAGCAACGCGCCCCCCAGTCAGATCAACCGGGCGCCGCTGAGAAGGAAATCCGCCGTCTGGACCGGGTGATCATTCGCTTCGCGGGTGACTCGGGTGATGGCATGCAATTGACGGGTGACCGGTTCACGTCGGAGACGGCGTCGTTCGGGAACGACCTGTCGACGCTGCCGAACTTCCCGGCCGAGATCCGGGCGCCTGCCGGTACGTTGCCGGGTGTGTCGTCGTTCCAGCTGCACTTCGCGGACCACGACATCCTGACCCCGGGCGACGCACCGAACGTCCTGGTCGCGATGAACCCCGCCGCACTCAAGGCGAACATCGCCGATGTTCCGCGCGGGGCGGACATCATCGTGAACACGGATGAGTTCACGAAACGCCCGATGGCGAAGGTCGGTTATGACACGTCTCCGTTGGAGGACGGGTCGCTCGAGGCGTACAACGTGCATCCGGTGCCGTTGACGACGTTGACGATCGAGGCTTTGAAGGAGTTCGGGCTTTCCCGTAAAGAGGCCGAGCGGTCGAAGAATATGTTTGCGCTCGGGTTGTTGTCGTGGATGTACAACCGTCCGACGGAGGGTACGGAGAAGTTTCTCCGGTCGAAGTTCGCGAAGAAGCCGGTCATTGCCGAGGCGAATGTGGCGGCGTTCCGGGCGGGCTGGAATTTCGGTGAGACGACGGAGGACTTCGCTGTCTCTTATGAGGTGGCTCCTGCGACGCAGGCGTTCCCGACGGGTACGTACCGCAATATTTCTGGGAATCTCGCGTTGTCGTACGGTTTGATCGCGGCGGGGCGGCTGGCGGATCTGCCGGTGTACCTGGGTTCGTATCCGATCACTCCTGCGTCGGACATCCTGCATGAGCTGTCGCGTCACAAGAACTTCGGTGTGCGGACGTTCCAGGCGGAGGACGAGATCGCGGGGATCGGGGCGGCGCTGGGTGCGGCGTTCGGTGGTTCCCTCGGGGTGACGACGACGTCGGGTCCGGGTGTGGCGCTGAAGTCGGAGACGATCGGTCTGGCGGTGTCTTTGGAGTTGCCGTTGCTGATCATCGACATCCAGCGGGGTGGTCCGTCGACGGGGCTGCCGACGAAGACGGAGCAGGCGGATCTGCTGCAGGCGATGTACGGGCGCAACGGTGAGGCTCCGGTGCCGATCGTGGCTCCCAGGACGCCGGCGGACTGCTTCGACGCGACGCTGGACGCGGTGAGGATCGCGTTGACGTACCGGACTCCGGTGTTCCTGCTGTCGGACGGGTATCTGGCGAACGGTTCGGAGCCGTGGCGGATCCCGGAGATCGACAGTCTTCCGGATCTGCGGACGCAGTTCGCGACGGGCCCGAACCATGAACTGGCCGACGGTACGGAGGTGTTCTGGCCCTACAAGCGGGATCCTGGGACGCTGGCCCGTCCGTGGGCGGTGCCGGGGACGCCGGGGCTGGAGCACCGGATCGGCGGGATCGAGAAGCAGGACGGCACGGGGAACATCTCCTACGACCCGGCCAACCACGACTTCATGGTCCGTACCCGCCAGGCGAAGATCGACGGGATCACGGTGCCGGACCTGGAGGTCGACGATCCGGCGGGGGCCGCCACCCTGGTGCTGGGGTGGGGTTCGACGTACGGGCCGATCACCGCGGCGGTACGGCGGCTGCGGGCGGCCGGTGAGCCGATCGCGCAGGCCCACCTGCGTCACCTCAACCCGTTCCCGAAGAACCTCGGCGAGGTGCTGAAGCGGTACGACAAGGTCGTCGTCCCGGAGATGAACCTCGGCCAGCTCGCCACCCTGATCCGGGCCAAGTACCTGGTCGATGCCCGCAGTTTCACCCAGGTCAACGGAATGCCCTTCAAGGCCAAGCAGCTCGCCACAGCCCTCAAGGAGGCCATCGATGCCTGA
- a CDS encoding 2-oxoacid:ferredoxin oxidoreductase subunit beta, which produces MPDTNELLHLVPKAEGKQSMKDFKSDQEVRWCPGCGDYAVLAAVQGFMPELGLAKENITFVSGIGCSSRFPYYMNTYGMHSIHGRAPSIATGLATSRRDLSVWVVTGDGDALSIGGNHLIHALRRNVNLKILLFNNRIYGLTKGQYSPTSEIGKITKSTPMGSLDAPFNPVSLALGAEASFVARTVDSDRKHLTSVLRAAADHPGTALVEIYQNCNIFNDGAFDALKDKDRAEEAVIRLEHGRPIRFGAEGHKGVVRDPVTGDLEVVAVTEDNQSRILVHDAHNPSPTTAFALSRLADADTLHHTPIGVLRSVERPVYDTLMSDQLDTAVEQHGKGDLSTLLAGNDTWTVIG; this is translated from the coding sequence ATGCCTGACACCAACGAACTCCTCCACCTGGTCCCCAAGGCCGAGGGCAAGCAGTCCATGAAGGACTTCAAGTCCGACCAGGAGGTGCGCTGGTGCCCGGGCTGCGGTGACTACGCGGTTCTCGCGGCGGTGCAGGGGTTCATGCCCGAACTCGGGCTGGCGAAGGAGAACATCACCTTCGTCTCCGGCATCGGCTGCTCCTCGCGCTTCCCGTACTACATGAACACCTACGGGATGCACTCCATCCACGGCCGCGCCCCCTCCATCGCGACCGGGCTGGCCACCTCACGCCGCGACCTGTCGGTCTGGGTCGTCACCGGCGACGGGGATGCCCTGTCCATCGGCGGGAACCACCTCATCCACGCCCTGCGCCGCAACGTCAACCTCAAGATCCTCCTGTTCAACAACAGGATCTACGGACTGACCAAGGGCCAGTACAGCCCCACCTCCGAAATCGGCAAGATCACCAAGTCCACGCCGATGGGATCCCTCGACGCCCCCTTCAACCCCGTCTCCCTCGCACTGGGCGCCGAGGCGTCCTTCGTCGCCCGCACCGTCGACTCCGACCGCAAGCACCTCACCAGCGTGCTGCGCGCGGCGGCCGACCACCCGGGCACCGCACTCGTGGAGATCTACCAGAACTGCAACATCTTCAACGACGGCGCCTTCGACGCCCTCAAGGACAAGGACCGGGCCGAGGAAGCCGTCATCCGCCTCGAACACGGCCGGCCCATCCGCTTCGGCGCCGAAGGCCACAAGGGCGTCGTCCGCGACCCGGTCACCGGCGACCTCGAAGTCGTCGCGGTCACCGAGGACAACCAGTCCCGCATCCTCGTCCACGACGCCCACAACCCCAGCCCCACCACGGCCTTCGCCCTGTCCCGCCTCGCCGACGCCGACACCCTCCACCACACCCCCATCGGTGTCCTGCGCAGCGTCGAGCGACCCGTCTACGACACCCTCATGTCCGACCAGCTCGACACCGCCGTCGAACAACACGGCAAGGGTGACCTGAGCACCCTGCTGGCGGGCAACGACACCTGGACCGTGATCGGCTGA
- a CDS encoding winged helix-turn-helix transcriptional regulator, which translates to MKVSILDEVGGRRPDVNQQNCPSRLVLEHITSRWGVLVLAALLERSYRFSELRREVGGVSEKMLAQTLQTLERDGFVHRDAKPVIPPRVDYSLTPLGREAADQVWALARWSERQVDKVGSARAAYDEARNQSAPGPGEQA; encoded by the coding sequence ATGAAGGTAAGCATCCTGGACGAAGTGGGCGGTAGGCGCCCCGACGTCAACCAGCAGAACTGCCCCTCCCGGCTGGTCCTCGAGCACATCACCAGCCGGTGGGGCGTGCTCGTGCTGGCCGCGCTCCTGGAGCGCTCCTACCGGTTCAGCGAACTGCGCCGCGAGGTCGGAGGCGTCAGCGAGAAGATGCTGGCCCAGACCCTGCAGACGCTGGAGCGCGACGGCTTCGTGCACCGGGACGCGAAGCCGGTGATCCCGCCCCGCGTGGACTACTCGCTCACCCCGCTCGGCAGGGAGGCCGCCGACCAGGTCTGGGCACTGGCCCGCTGGTCCGAGCGTCAGGTGGACAAGGTCGGGTCGGCGCGCGCGGCATACGACGAGGCCCGGAACCAGTCGGCTCCGGGCCCCGGCGAACAGGCGTGA
- a CDS encoding NAD(P)H-binding protein, giving the protein MSIVVTGATGQLGRLVIEQLLATVPADGIAAVVRSKEKAASLAARGVEIRIADYDRPETLADAFRAGDRVLLVSGSEIGRRVAQHTAVIAAARAAGVAQFAYTGVLGGPDADFQLAAEHKVTEQLILDSGLPYTLLRNGWYTENYTDNLAPVLEHGAVVANAGDGRIASASRADLAAAAAAVLTGEGHLGTAYELSGDVAWSLAEYAAVVAAATGKEIVYTNVPAAAHREILVGAGLPEGLAAILVDVDEAIGRGLLAGTSGDLARLIGRPTTPLAGTVAAAVSAG; this is encoded by the coding sequence ATGAGCATCGTCGTCACCGGAGCCACCGGACAGCTCGGCCGCCTCGTCATCGAGCAGCTGCTCGCCACGGTGCCGGCGGACGGGATCGCCGCCGTCGTCCGCAGCAAGGAGAAGGCCGCATCCCTCGCCGCCCGCGGCGTCGAGATCCGCATCGCCGACTACGACCGGCCGGAGACCCTCGCCGATGCGTTCCGGGCAGGCGACCGGGTGCTGCTGGTCTCCGGCAGCGAGATCGGCCGGCGGGTGGCTCAGCACACGGCCGTGATCGCCGCCGCGAGGGCGGCGGGCGTCGCCCAGTTCGCGTACACCGGTGTGCTGGGCGGGCCGGACGCGGACTTCCAGCTGGCCGCCGAGCACAAGGTGACGGAGCAGCTGATCCTCGACTCGGGACTCCCGTACACCCTCCTGCGCAACGGCTGGTACACCGAGAACTACACGGACAACCTCGCGCCCGTCCTGGAGCACGGGGCCGTCGTCGCCAACGCGGGTGACGGCCGTATCGCGTCCGCCTCGCGTGCCGACCTCGCCGCCGCCGCGGCGGCCGTACTGACCGGCGAGGGCCACCTCGGCACGGCGTACGAGCTGAGCGGCGATGTCGCCTGGTCCCTGGCCGAGTACGCCGCCGTGGTCGCCGCCGCGACCGGCAAGGAGATCGTGTACACGAACGTGCCCGCCGCCGCGCACCGGGAGATCCTCGTCGGCGCCGGGCTGCCCGAGGGCCTCGCGGCGATCCTCGTCGACGTCGACGAGGCGATCGGGCGCGGACTCCTCGCCGGTACGAGCGGTGACCTGGCCCGCCTGATCGGCCGGCCGACGACCCCGCTCGCCGGGACGGTGGCGGCCGCGGTCTCCGCCGGGTGA